In the Colletotrichum lupini chromosome 4, complete sequence genome, GTGCAGTCCGCTGAACCAATTTGCATCACCGTTGCCAAGCTACAGACAGACCGACAACGAGGATGTGTCTCTCAAGTAAGTGCAGTCGCAGAACATTCAAGGTACGATACTAACAGGCATAGGTACATCCACTCTGGCAACTCCAAGTTTGGCTCTTTGACCATTGAGAACCTAGCGGAGGGCGAGCAGAGCTCTCTCAAGTACAACCTATACATTGACGGCGAGATCGTTTGGAACACGATCATCCTGTCACCCCCGGTCGAAAAGGCCCCCAGCTCGTTTTGGGATAAGTTGAAGGGAAACTAGGATAGATGGGTAGATAGAGGTGATATGGTCAGCATCAGAATTTGAATCACACGTTATTGCAAGCAAGGCATTGCAGTTCGCGCCCTGTTTCGTTTCCGGCGCCGGTTTTCATTCGCACCGAGTGTACACACCAGAGGACTGCTGCTCATCTTTCGTCCACCATCGTGTAAGCCCCACCGGTGCTGTCGTAGACTTCGTTCGCAGGAACTTCGAATTCCTCGCATCATCACCGCTGGCCAATCGCAGGGGCAACGTTTGGCCAACACCGGCATGCATCCTGCGTTGCGCTACGGCACCCCCTCTCCCGGACGATGTTGTCCAGCCTCCGGGAATAAGAGACCGGATGACGGTCTGCTACGCCAACTCCTCAATGACAATCGGATTGCCTCACACAAGTGCGGAGAAGCAACACCTGCATGAGCTCCAAGCCGAGATAACATCACCTACCCCATCGAATCAACGAACCTGTCGCAGACCAAACATAACCAAGCTTGGAGCACTTCCAAATCCTGCAGAACTTCAGACTCGAAAGATAGGTGaaaagagaaagaaaaaaaaagaccagAAAAATGGCAATGAAGCGCCTCCAACAGCTCGGCAACCAACTCACACAGACCTCTCCTAAACCAGACGGAGAGACAATGGCCCCCGCAGACTCCAAATTCGCCCTCGACGAAAACGGCATCCCGCCGTTCGAGTCGCTGCCCCTCGGCAAAGACGACCCGCGCTTCTCGGCCTGGGGCCTCTACGGCGACAAGGACGAGCTGGGGACGCTGAACAGGTTGACCGACGAGCGcgtcgctgctgctgcgagGGAGGAGATTAAGACGGGCGCGAGGTAAACTGACATTTCCCAACTTAGTCTTGAACTTTAGCGACGTCATCATCACCGTCCCGATGTGAAACTTCACAATGCCCAAACATTGAGCCATGGTGAAGGAGCAAAGATTGAGGGGGTTTTGGAGTGGTGGAATCACCAAAACTGACGAAGTACACAGAGTTTCCCTGAACTGGCCCCTGACAGCCCAATCCGCCCCCTTCTTCAACCGCCGCGCCTTCCACCACGACCTCTACCGCAAGCACCCGCGCTTCGTAAACGACGACGAGTGGACCTTCAACTCGCAGTCGTCGTCGCAGTGGGACGGCCTCCGGCACTTCGGGTACCAAAAGGAAGAAAAGTTCTACAACGGCGTCTCCATGGACGAGGTCCACGCCGTGGACGAGGAGGGGAGGCGGTCGACCGTGAATGGGATCCAAGGTACCCATCTCTCTCGATTTCCCCTGCTCTCCCGATCGCTTCTTCCGTTTAGCTCTGTCGAGCGTCGAGTCTAACCCCCGTGTGCCTGTCACGGCGTGCTTGGGTTCCAACAGTGTGCTGACATCCCAGAAAAAGCCTGGCAGAAACACGGCATCGTCGGCAGAGGCGTCCTCGTAGACTACCACACCTGGCGCCTCGAGCAAAACATGCCCTACGACCCCTTTGCGCGCGACTCCATCCCCGTCGCGGATCTCCAGGCCTGCCTCAAGGCGCAGGGCACCGAGATCAAATTTGGTGACATACTCATCACCCGCACAGGTatatccccccccccccctctcccCCTCTCTTCTGTCTTCTCTCCTCTCGCCCCCTGTCCCCATACCACGTCCCTCTCTCCCCACATCACAACTCTCTCACGAGAACATGACTTAAACAACAAAACGACAGGCTTCACAGCAACACACGCCTCCCTCCCCCCCTCAACCCTGTCCGACCACCTCGCCGCCAGCCCGCAGACCTTCTCCGGCGTAGCCCAATCCGAAGAGACCCTCCGCTGGGTCTGGTCCAACTTCTCCGCCGTGGCAGGCGACCAGCCGTCCTTCGAGTGCTGGCCCCACCGCGACCCGAAGCACTGGATGCACGAGGTCCTCCTCGCCGGCTGGGGCATGCCCGTCGGCGAGCTCTTCGACCTGGAAGCGCTGGCGGCGCAGTGCAAGCGCGAAAAGAGGTGGAGCTTCTTCGTCGTGAGCGAGCCGTGCAATGTCCCCGGCGGTGTTGCGAGGTGAGATCAAGAGTACCCCGTTTGACTTGGAGTTGTCGAAGTCTGGTTTGCGTCTTGGCTGACGGATCGTATAGCCCACCCAATATTCTCGCCATCTTTTGAAAGTCTGGTTTCCCCAGTTTCCCTGGTCCTCTGAGACACCGTATACAAAACTGCCAAATGCAAGCGAATGTAAAACACTTCGAGGAACATGAGGTTCAGTATCTGTCACCAGCTTGGAGAAGATTGCCGGGGTCCTGTGGTAAAATAATCAACATGGTCAGCCAAAACCCCAGACTTACGCTGTCAAGCCTCCATCATGTAACCTACACTGTACACACGATAGCCTACGGTTTAGCACATAATCAAGAACACGCCCCCAACACGCCCCCAGAGACCCTCGTGAAGTTGAAATGCTTTAATTGTATTCGTATGCCAGCTTTCCTAGCTGAGCTAATTTGTTGAAACAAACCAAGCCTTGACGCCCTAGTGTGCTATCATCCGCCGCGGGCCTTCTATCGCCAACACCTCTACCCCAAGTAATCGCCGTCTCATCCCTTGTGACTCTTACGGTCGCTGCTAATGTGTCAGTCAAAGAAACTTCAAGGGGCGGTGCACCACAACTCACGTGCTCAATCTCCTAGAAAGTTGCTGCAGCTTCTTGTCATTGGCCGCATCCTCGGCCGCCTTCTCCAACGCCTGCTTCCGGTCCTCATCTTGCTGCTTCACAACCTCGTCGTGGCTGGGTGGAAGTCTCTCGTTCTGCAAATCAACCTTGCGAGCATCCTCGAATGTGTTGATGGCGTTCTTGATACCCTCGGCGCCTAGCATCAGGGTACCGGCAGGCAATCTGCCACCGGAGACGGTCTTCAACTCAGTGACACGCTCCGACTCTTCGCGCAACACCTGGAATACACGCGAGAGACGGCCAATGGCCAGAATCTTGTTCTTGATAGCCCGTCTCTTGTACTCGATCGACTCGGGATCCTGCGAGGCGCCGGAGAGGGGCGGCGACATGGGGCCGGGGGATGTGGACGACGGGGTGGCGTCCTCCTTGAGCTCCTCCTCTGAGCACGTGCTGAGGATGGCGATGAGCATATCGGTAATCTTTTCACCGACAAAGGGGAGCGACCAGGTGAAGACGTCCATGAAGTTGGGCAGCCAGTAGGGGTGAGGCGTGCAGTTGAACTGGCGAATGTTCATGACGTTGTTCTCGTACTTTAGCACGGCAGCCTTGTTGTTGTAGACGTCGAGGTAATTCGGCGCGGAGAAGATGGTCATGACACTGGGGAAACCCGTGGTGCGAGTCTTACGGTACATGCGGTAGCCGGCGTCTTGCGCCTCGTGGGCACGAATGACGGAAAGGAGGTTGTTCTTCTCGAGGAATGCGCATGCGGCGGGGTATGAGAAGAAGTAGGAGCATCCGCGGACGTGGTTGTGCAAAAAGTAGTCGCTCGTCTTTTCTTGGCCAAAGTCCTCGAGAGGGTCGGCCCAGAGGATGTCGCACATGAGGCCCTGGGTTGGGGGCTCGCGGAAGCGGTCAATCTGCGAGATACatcgttagctataagcCTCGTACAGAGGCGAGTGTATACTCACGCTGCGCAAGTCGTCGAGAGTGTGAAGCTCCGGGCTCAGGCCACCGTGAATGCACAGGAACTGCTTGTTCATGACGGCAGCCAGGGGCAGGCAGCAGAAGGACTCCATGCAGGCCTCGTAGATGGCCTCGGAGTACTTGTGCTTGCACTCGAGCTTGAAGGTGAAGTAGTCGGTCAAGTGGCGACACTCGTGGTTGCCGCGAAGCAGCCACAGAGTCTTGGGGTAGTGGATCTTCAAGCACCAGAGATACAGGACGCACTCGATGGAGAAGTAGCCTCTGTCGACGTAGTCGCCGAGGAAGAGATAGCGCGTCTCGGAGGGGTCGCCTCCGACTTCAAACAGCTTCATGAGGTCGTAGTACTGGCCGTGGACGTCACCGCAGACGGTGATGGGCGCATCCATCTCGAGCAGGTTGGGCTCAGCGCGCAGGACCTCGGTACAGGTCTTGAGGATCCATAGAGCCTGCTCCTCGGTCAAGCGACCCTCGCGGTAGAAGTGCTGCTTGAGGAAGTTGATGTTGGGCTTTGTGTGGGTTTCGTCCTCGAAGAACTGCTCGTCAGAGGGCGTGAACATGGCGGGGGCCTGGACGTCTGTGGCAAGAAATCAAGTTAGCGCTGAGGTCACTGGGTTGCGTGGAGACAAGCTCCAGACGAAGACATTCGCAGCGATGACGGCGAGGCTGGCGGAGGCAAAGCAATAGCGGGAGCATCAAGCGTACCTTTGCAGACTCGCTCCATGGTGTTGACCTGGGTGCCGTCTTCCATGGTATGAATGGTGAAATCAATCTCGGGCAGGGGCTTCTTCTCGCGAATGGCGCGGATGGCATTGTC is a window encoding:
- a CDS encoding serine/threonine-protein phosphatase 2B catalytic subunit, whose amino-acid sequence is MDPEGASTPGEGSRTQQQVDNAIRAIREKKPLPEIDFTIHTMEDGTQVNTMERVCKDVQAPAMFTPSDEQFFEDETHTKPNINFLKQHFYREGRLTEEQALWILKTCTEVLRAEPNLLEMDAPITVCGDVHGQYYDLMKLFEVGGDPSETRYLFLGDYVDRGYFSIECVLYLWCLKIHYPKTLWLLRGNHECRHLTDYFTFKLECKHKYSEAIYEACMESFCCLPLAAVMNKQFLCIHGGLSPELHTLDDLRSIDRFREPPTQGLMCDILWADPLEDFGQEKTSDYFLHNHVRGCSYFFSYPAACAFLEKNNLLSVIRAHEAQDAGYRMYRKTRTTGFPSVMTIFSAPNYLDVYNNKAAVLKYENNVMNIRQFNCTPHPYWLPNFMDVFTWSLPFVGEKITDMLIAILSTCSEEELKEDATPSSTSPGPMSPPLSGASQDPESIEYKRRAIKNKILAIGRLSRVFQVLREESERVTELKTVSGGRLPAGTLMLGAEGIKNAINTFEDARKVDLQNERLPPSHDEVVKQQDEDRKQALEKAAEDAANDKKLQQLSRRLST